Proteins encoded within one genomic window of bacterium:
- a CDS encoding UPF0182 family protein has product MTRRYRPFDPFERGGPFEGGREIRIPRPPRRFWFGAALFGLAFLIFVFASPIVWFFTEQQWYGALGYRDVFTTRLVLQAALFLGSFALAFIYLVANVLIALRVRSGPGLRAVGIRRSSVRSATGVVGLVGGALIALVLSGGAGTQWQSLALFQHASPTGIADPVLGQDVAFYLLTLPLLHSIANWALGLSFLAALLIGAIYAWRGDTFDFRLTPLAIAHLSGMLAALALVLAASTWLGRYDLLYAHNSSIVWGAAYTDVNARLPLFTVQVGAAVLLAGALIVNIWLRRVWLPAGAAGVWVAMLVIGQIYPAIVQSFFVTPSAQSYELPYIEREIAGTRAAYGLSNVTVSNFTGDQPLNLQEVQNDQVTVNNLRLWDYAPLKDTYEQLQTIRTYYTFNDIDIDRYTIAGQYQQLEISAREFDFSKLPASAQNWVNQHLVYTHGYGLAASPVNAVVGEGLPDYVVGQLPPMGAVKVTQPAIYFGELTTNYALVPSNTREFDYPQGSQDVFTTYTGTHGVPMTGANRALWSLKLGDVNLLVSSQITNQTQLLYRRNIVDRVNELAPFLTFDADPYSVVVDGRVYWILDAYTTGVTYPYSQTVTFQPSSSSPTDINYVRNSVKVVIDAYEGTADFYVIDPKDPIIKAYRATFPSLFKPIDAMPAGLRAHLRVPVDLFDVQVGIYATYHITDPKVFFAREDVWDIPTAQTSPGSVAAPVQPYYVLFRLPGEQNPEFLLIMPFTPRGKNNMVSWVAARSDGAHYGEYVSYVLPKDKVIFGPQQVANRINENTTISKDFTLFHQAGSQVQQGNLLVVPIGDSFLYFEPIYLRANQATSLPELKKVILADQAQVAYADTLQQAIDQLVGTSTAPPPTNSPPPTITPALIAQVADLITQANQHYAAAYAALKAGDLGTFAAEMAQVGKLLQQLQTLTGTSQPTTVASPTPQATP; this is encoded by the coding sequence ATGACCCGCCGCTACCGGCCCTTCGATCCATTCGAGCGCGGCGGCCCCTTCGAAGGGGGGAGGGAGATCCGGATCCCCCGGCCGCCTCGTCGGTTCTGGTTTGGCGCCGCGCTCTTCGGCCTCGCCTTCCTCATCTTCGTCTTCGCCAGCCCGATCGTGTGGTTCTTCACCGAGCAGCAGTGGTACGGCGCGCTCGGCTACAGGGATGTCTTCACCACCCGGCTCGTGCTGCAAGCCGCGCTCTTCCTCGGCAGCTTCGCGCTCGCCTTCATCTACCTGGTGGCCAACGTCCTCATCGCCCTGCGCGTGCGCTCCGGGCCTGGGCTGCGGGCGGTCGGGATCCGGCGCTCGAGCGTGAGGAGCGCCACCGGAGTCGTCGGTCTGGTGGGCGGGGCGCTGATCGCGCTGGTGCTGTCCGGCGGAGCGGGCACCCAGTGGCAGAGCCTGGCCCTCTTCCAGCACGCGTCGCCCACGGGCATCGCCGACCCCGTCCTCGGCCAGGACGTCGCCTTCTACTTGCTCACCCTTCCGCTGCTGCATTCCATCGCCAACTGGGCGCTTGGGCTCAGCTTCTTGGCCGCGCTGCTGATCGGCGCCATATACGCGTGGCGAGGGGACACCTTCGATTTCCGCCTCACCCCGCTCGCGATCGCTCATCTCTCCGGCATGCTCGCCGCCCTCGCCCTCGTGCTTGCCGCCTCGACCTGGCTCGGCCGCTACGACCTGCTGTACGCGCACAACAGCAGCATCGTGTGGGGCGCCGCCTACACCGACGTCAACGCGAGGCTGCCCCTGTTCACCGTCCAGGTGGGGGCGGCCGTCCTGCTCGCCGGCGCGCTCATCGTGAACATCTGGCTCAGGCGCGTGTGGCTGCCGGCCGGCGCCGCGGGTGTCTGGGTGGCGATGCTGGTGATCGGTCAGATCTACCCGGCAATCGTGCAGAGCTTCTTCGTCACGCCGAGTGCGCAGTCCTACGAGCTGCCCTACATCGAACGCGAGATCGCCGGCACGCGAGCCGCTTACGGGCTGTCGAACGTCACGGTCAGCAACTTCACGGGCGACCAGCCGCTCAACCTCCAGGAGGTGCAGAACGACCAGGTCACCGTCAACAACCTGCGGCTGTGGGACTACGCCCCGCTCAAGGACACATACGAGCAGCTGCAGACCATCCGCACCTACTACACGTTCAACGACATCGACATCGACCGGTACACGATTGCCGGCCAGTACCAGCAGCTCGAGATCAGCGCCCGGGAGTTTGACTTCTCCAAGCTTCCGGCGTCGGCTCAGAACTGGGTCAACCAGCACCTCGTCTACACGCACGGGTACGGCCTCGCCGCCAGCCCGGTCAACGCCGTCGTCGGTGAGGGCCTGCCTGACTACGTGGTCGGCCAGCTCCCGCCGATGGGAGCGGTGAAAGTCACCCAGCCCGCCATCTACTTCGGAGAGCTCACGACCAACTACGCGCTCGTGCCCTCGAACACGCGCGAGTTCGACTACCCGCAGGGCAGCCAGGACGTCTTCACCACCTACACGGGCACCCACGGGGTGCCGATGACAGGGGCCAACCGTGCGCTCTGGTCGCTGAAGCTGGGCGACGTCAACCTGCTGGTCTCGAGCCAGATCACGAATCAGACCCAGCTGCTTTACCGCCGCAACATCGTCGACCGGGTCAACGAGCTCGCGCCCTTCCTCACCTTCGACGCCGACCCTTACTCGGTCGTCGTCGACGGGCGCGTGTACTGGATTCTCGACGCGTACACGACCGGCGTCACCTACCCCTATTCACAGACGGTCACCTTCCAGCCCTCCAGCTCGAGCCCGACCGACATCAACTACGTCCGCAACTCCGTCAAGGTCGTCATCGATGCCTACGAAGGCACCGCCGACTTCTACGTCATCGACCCCAAAGACCCGATCATCAAGGCCTACCGGGCCACGTTCCCGTCGCTCTTCAAGCCCATCGACGCGATGCCGGCCGGCCTGCGCGCCCACCTGCGCGTGCCCGTCGACCTGTTCGACGTCCAGGTCGGCATCTACGCCACGTATCACATCACCGACCCCAAGGTCTTCTTCGCCCGCGAGGACGTCTGGGACATACCGACGGCGCAGACGTCCCCCGGCAGCGTCGCCGCTCCCGTGCAGCCGTACTACGTGCTCTTCCGCCTACCGGGCGAGCAGAATCCGGAGTTCCTGCTCATCATGCCGTTCACGCCGCGCGGCAAGAACAACATGGTCTCCTGGGTGGCGGCTCGCAGCGACGGCGCCCATTACGGCGAGTACGTGTCGTACGTGCTGCCCAAGGACAAGGTCATCTTCGGTCCTCAGCAGGTCGCCAACCGTATCAACGAGAACACCACCATATCCAAGGACTTCACCCTCTTCCACCAGGCCGGGTCGCAGGTCCAGCAGGGCAACCTGCTCGTGGTGCCGATCGGCGACTCCTTCCTCTACTTCGAACCGATCTACCTGCGCGCCAACCAGGCGACGAGCCTGCCCGAGCTGAAGAAGGTGATCCTGGCCGACCAGGCGCAGGTGGCCTACGCGGACACCTTGCAGCAGGCGATCGACCAGC
- a CDS encoding GNAT family N-acetyltransferase, which produces MRQRHGAVGSCALATTELVIRPVRPADRERVIELTRDIWDGRDYLPRVFDDWVADAGAAFQAAEVDGVVVGLQRLRPYAPGLIWYEGLRVAGTHRRRGLARAMLASAIAEAREQGFGEMRLATGNPSAAGLFESSGFRRLLDVRWWRGSRVEGGESARIPAAAEAGRLWPAVAASPGIELYHGVSVDFNGARDLDAAELERLAEIGMLRAGPGGRSVVGLRDPWGDNIAVAFLAGRGEALRALLLALRFEADADGLDHVTVALPREHPAAEDLTASGYDLANDDDTSYIYGLTL; this is translated from the coding sequence GTGCGACAGCGGCATGGCGCTGTCGGGAGTTGCGCATTGGCAACCACGGAGCTCGTGATCAGGCCGGTGCGGCCGGCGGACCGCGAGCGGGTGATCGAGCTGACGCGCGACATCTGGGACGGGCGCGACTACCTGCCGCGCGTGTTCGACGATTGGGTTGCCGACGCCGGCGCCGCGTTCCAGGCCGCCGAGGTGGACGGGGTGGTCGTCGGCCTGCAGCGCCTGCGGCCGTACGCGCCGGGATTGATCTGGTACGAGGGCCTGCGCGTGGCCGGCACGCACCGGCGGCGGGGACTCGCGCGCGCCATGCTCGCCTCCGCGATCGCCGAGGCCAGGGAGCAGGGCTTTGGCGAGATGCGCCTGGCGACCGGCAACCCGAGCGCCGCCGGGCTCTTCGAATCCTCCGGCTTTCGGCGTTTGCTCGACGTGCGATGGTGGCGAGGATCGCGAGTCGAGGGCGGCGAGTCGGCCCGCATCCCCGCCGCGGCCGAAGCCGGGAGGCTCTGGCCGGCGGTCGCCGCGAGCCCCGGCATCGAGCTCTACCACGGCGTCTCGGTCGACTTCAACGGCGCTCGCGACCTCGACGCCGCCGAGCTCGAGCGGCTGGCTGAAATCGGCATGCTGCGGGCCGGACCAGGCGGCCGCTCAGTCGTCGGACTTCGCGACCCATGGGGAGACAACATCGCCGTCGCGTTCCTGGCCGGCCGAGGCGAGGCGCTGCGCGCGCTGTTGCTGGCGCTGCGGTTCGAAGCGGATGCCGACGGGCTCGACCACGTCACCGTCGCCTTGCCGCGCGAGCACCCGGCCGCCGAGGACCTCACCGCTTCCGGATACGATTTAGCGAATGATGACGACACCAGCTACATCTACGGCTTGACCCTGTAG
- a CDS encoding isoaspartyl peptidase/L-asparaginase translates to MSTVRPALIVHGGAGPVPEAERPLRQAAVERARDAGWAEIGDGALAAAVAAVRHMEDEPLLNAGIGACLNLDGVVELDAGVMQGGDLRAGGVAGLRDVRHPIDLALAVMRDGRHVLLAGEGASRFAREHRVEMCDPSTFITDRKRQELERGGDTVGAVARDGDGRLAVAVSTGGINGKLPGRIGDSPIPGAGFYADDRFGAVCGTGQGEAFIRLALARLMVIELEHGVDAAAVAKGAVALLGRSLKASGGVILIGREGQPEAAFNTPAMPWAKAH, encoded by the coding sequence TTGAGCACGGTGCGCCCGGCTCTCATCGTCCACGGCGGGGCGGGCCCCGTCCCGGAGGCCGAACGCCCGCTGCGTCAGGCCGCGGTCGAGCGCGCCCGTGACGCCGGCTGGGCGGAGATCGGCGACGGCGCGCTGGCGGCGGCGGTGGCGGCGGTGCGTCACATGGAGGACGAGCCACTGCTCAACGCCGGCATCGGCGCCTGCCTGAACCTGGACGGCGTGGTCGAGCTGGACGCGGGCGTGATGCAGGGCGGCGACCTGCGCGCCGGCGGCGTCGCCGGCCTGCGGGACGTGAGGCACCCGATCGACCTGGCGCTGGCGGTGATGCGCGACGGCCGCCACGTCCTGCTCGCCGGGGAAGGAGCGTCTCGTTTTGCCCGCGAGCACCGCGTCGAGATGTGCGACCCCTCGACCTTCATCACCGACCGCAAGCGCCAGGAGCTCGAGCGTGGTGGGGACACGGTGGGAGCGGTCGCCCGGGACGGCGACGGCAGGCTGGCCGTCGCGGTGTCGACCGGCGGAATCAACGGGAAGCTGCCCGGCCGCATCGGCGATTCCCCCATCCCCGGCGCCGGCTTCTATGCCGACGACCGCTTCGGCGCGGTTTGCGGCACGGGCCAGGGCGAGGCCTTCATCCGCCTCGCCCTGGCGCGGCTGATGGTGATCGAGCTGGAGCATGGCGTGGATGCGGCGGCGGTGGCGAAGGGCGCGGTCGCCCTGCTCGGCCGATCGCTGAAGGCGTCAGGCGGCGTCATCCTCATCGGCCGCGAGGGCCAGCCCGAGGCCGCGTTCAACACCCCCGCGATGCCCTGGGCAAAGGCTCATTGA
- a CDS encoding NAD-dependent epimerase/dehydratase family protein, with translation MSRGLRVIVLGGTRFIGRAIVEELAGAGHQVLIVHRGQLEPADLPDVQHLHAERTDLVSHRRELAAFKPDGAIDCRALTRTDSEAALDALPAGIRLVVISSIDVYRAFGALNEDRETDPVPLDEESPVRANRYPYRGRMPGLDDYDKLDVEDVYLPRGATSVRLPMVYGERDYQKREEFILRRVRAGRTRIPFGGGMWLTCRAYVRDIARGVHLVLKTPSAAGEPLNLGEDRSYSVGLWSRMILDAAGSNAELVRVADDLLPEDLKPTGTMTQHVLTSARKARALLGWTTSDPAQTLLSTVRWHLANPPLDADLDFSADDHALASV, from the coding sequence ATGTCGCGTGGGTTGAGGGTCATCGTCCTCGGCGGCACGCGGTTCATCGGCCGCGCCATCGTCGAGGAGCTTGCGGGAGCCGGCCATCAGGTCCTGATCGTCCATCGCGGTCAGCTGGAACCCGCCGACCTGCCCGACGTCCAGCACCTTCACGCCGAACGCACGGATCTGGTCTCTCATCGTCGAGAGCTCGCCGCCTTCAAGCCCGATGGCGCCATCGACTGCCGGGCGCTGACGCGGACCGACTCGGAGGCCGCGCTCGACGCATTGCCGGCCGGGATTCGCCTGGTCGTCATCTCCAGCATCGACGTTTACCGAGCCTTCGGCGCCCTGAACGAGGACCGCGAAACCGATCCGGTTCCGCTTGATGAAGAGTCTCCTGTTCGCGCGAACCGCTATCCGTATCGAGGCAGGATGCCCGGCCTCGACGATTACGACAAGCTCGACGTCGAAGATGTCTATCTGCCGCGCGGCGCGACGTCGGTCCGGCTGCCGATGGTGTACGGCGAGCGCGATTACCAGAAGCGTGAAGAGTTCATCCTCCGGCGAGTCCGTGCCGGGCGCACGCGCATCCCGTTCGGCGGCGGCATGTGGCTGACGTGCCGGGCTTACGTGCGAGACATCGCGCGCGGAGTGCACCTGGTGCTCAAGACCCCCTCGGCCGCGGGCGAGCCTCTCAACCTTGGCGAAGACCGCAGCTACTCGGTCGGGCTGTGGTCGCGAATGATCCTGGACGCCGCCGGGTCGAACGCCGAGCTCGTGCGTGTCGCCGACGATCTGCTGCCCGAGGACCTGAAGCCGACCGGCACGATGACCCAGCACGTCCTCACCAGCGCGCGCAAGGCGCGAGCTCTGCTCGGCTGGACCACGTCCGATCCCGCCCAGACCCTGCTGAGCACGGTGCGATGGCACCTCGCCAACCCGCCACTGGACGCGGACCTGGACTTCAGCGCCGACGACCACGCCCTGGCTTCGGTTTGA
- a CDS encoding acetolactate synthase: MGKGSLIDSVNTGELVALALHRAGVSHLFTLNGGHIWPILTGASEHGIRIIDVRHEQSAAHAAEGWAKVTRECGVAAVTAGPGVTNSTSALAQAQSGDSPVFVIGGRAPEARWGMGSLQEMDHVAVVRSLTKKALTLASAEAAYSTAAECMRTALSRRTGPVFMDVPLDVFFGAADMPEATEHLTPDPGAPPDPDLILRVVRLIREAQRPAVIAGGGVWWAHAEAELQALVESAHLPLCVNGMARGMLPAEHPLLVARARGPALGEADLILAVGVPLDFRLNFGRPPVFAEDAQLVYIDVDDHRKHRAAGVAIYGDLRAALAALSAAAGAPERTAWLAKLRAAEADARRRDEAMTQSDSVPVHPARLIAEVDRFSDPDAILVGDGGDFVSFAGRLLQRPAPGLWIDPGPFGCLGSGPGYAMAAKLARPDRQVILLSGDGAFGFSAMEFDTMVRHRIPVVCVVGNNGIWALEKHPMRSLLGVSIATDLGPRTRYDKVVEALGGHGELVERPEQIRPALERAFRSGLPACVNVICDSEAEYPRSSVLI; encoded by the coding sequence CTGGGCAAAGGCTCATTGATCGACTCCGTCAACACCGGGGAGCTGGTCGCGCTCGCCCTGCACCGCGCCGGGGTCAGCCACCTGTTCACGCTCAACGGCGGTCATATCTGGCCGATCCTCACCGGCGCCTCCGAGCACGGCATCCGGATCATCGACGTCCGCCACGAGCAGTCCGCCGCCCATGCGGCGGAGGGCTGGGCCAAGGTCACGCGCGAATGCGGCGTCGCGGCGGTGACCGCCGGTCCCGGCGTCACCAATTCGACCTCGGCGCTCGCCCAGGCGCAGTCGGGAGACAGCCCGGTCTTCGTCATCGGCGGCCGCGCGCCGGAGGCGAGATGGGGCATGGGCTCGCTGCAGGAGATGGACCATGTCGCCGTCGTCAGGAGCCTGACCAAGAAGGCCTTGACGCTCGCGTCGGCTGAAGCGGCCTACAGCACCGCCGCGGAGTGCATGCGCACCGCGTTGAGCCGGCGCACCGGGCCCGTCTTCATGGACGTGCCGCTCGACGTCTTCTTCGGCGCCGCGGATATGCCCGAAGCGACCGAGCACCTGACGCCAGACCCCGGCGCACCGCCGGACCCGGACCTGATCCTGCGGGTCGTTCGGTTGATCAGAGAAGCACAGCGGCCGGCGGTGATCGCGGGCGGCGGCGTGTGGTGGGCGCATGCCGAAGCCGAGCTCCAAGCGCTCGTCGAATCCGCGCATCTGCCCCTGTGCGTCAACGGCATGGCCCGCGGCATGCTGCCAGCGGAGCACCCGCTGCTCGTCGCGCGCGCTCGCGGCCCGGCCCTGGGCGAGGCGGACCTCATCCTCGCCGTCGGCGTCCCGCTGGATTTCCGGTTGAACTTCGGCCGGCCGCCCGTCTTCGCCGAAGACGCCCAGTTGGTTTACATCGACGTCGACGACCACCGCAAGCACCGCGCGGCCGGCGTCGCCATCTACGGCGACCTGAGGGCGGCGCTGGCCGCGCTCAGCGCGGCGGCCGGCGCACCTGAGCGCACCGCCTGGCTGGCGAAGCTGCGCGCGGCGGAGGCCGACGCGCGGCGCCGCGATGAAGCCATGACGCAGTCTGACTCCGTGCCCGTGCATCCCGCCCGGTTGATCGCCGAGGTGGACAGGTTCAGCGATCCTGACGCGATCCTGGTCGGCGACGGCGGCGACTTCGTGTCCTTCGCCGGCCGGCTCCTCCAGCGTCCCGCACCTGGGTTGTGGATCGATCCCGGCCCTTTCGGCTGCCTCGGCTCCGGGCCGGGCTACGCCATGGCGGCGAAGCTGGCGCGACCCGACCGGCAGGTGATCCTCCTATCCGGCGACGGCGCCTTCGGCTTCTCCGCCATGGAGTTCGACACGATGGTGCGTCACCGCATCCCCGTCGTCTGCGTGGTCGGCAACAACGGGATCTGGGCCTTGGAAAAGCATCCGATGCGGAGCCTGCTCGGGGTCAGCATCGCCACCGACCTGGGGCCGCGCACCCGGTACGACAAGGTGGTCGAGGCGCTTGGTGGTCATGGTGAGCTGGTGGAGCGCCCCGAGCAGATCAGGCCGGCTTTGGAGCGCGCTTTCAGGTCGGGCCTGCCGGCGTGCGTCAACGTCATTTGTGACTCCGAGGCCGAATATCCGCGATCATCTGTCCTGATATGA
- a CDS encoding methyltransferase domain-containing protein has translation MRDAMTAAGGMDWSEHWRRLVQARASLAAAHSDAGYWDRRAATFARTTHARADEFLEVLAPYLSPRKTLVDAGAGTGRHAVPLAERLEWVTAVEPSEGMRAHIPARDNITVIASTWEDAEVAPADLVICCHVLYGVEEPVPFIAKLDRSARERVFVMLREGPIPHPGAIIRERITGAPGARIPQFSDLFMLLMQMGVAPDVRFIRYPVVNRYSDLDEALADCRALAGDAWDEPRGRAMLEEMLTRDGDELVCDSGMALSGVAHWQPRSS, from the coding sequence ATGCGGGACGCGATGACTGCCGCCGGCGGCATGGACTGGTCTGAGCACTGGCGGAGGCTCGTCCAGGCACGGGCGAGCCTGGCCGCCGCACACAGCGACGCCGGTTATTGGGACCGGCGGGCGGCGACCTTCGCACGGACCACGCACGCGCGCGCCGACGAATTCCTCGAGGTCCTGGCTCCCTACCTCTCGCCGCGCAAGACTCTGGTCGACGCCGGCGCCGGGACCGGACGCCATGCGGTGCCGCTGGCCGAGCGATTGGAGTGGGTCACTGCCGTCGAGCCGTCGGAAGGGATGCGAGCGCACATTCCCGCGCGCGACAACATCACCGTGATCGCCAGCACGTGGGAGGACGCCGAGGTCGCTCCCGCCGACCTGGTCATCTGCTGCCACGTCCTTTACGGCGTCGAGGAACCGGTGCCGTTCATCGCCAAACTGGACCGATCGGCTCGCGAGCGGGTCTTCGTCATGCTGCGCGAGGGGCCGATCCCTCACCCCGGGGCGATCATCAGGGAGCGGATCACGGGAGCGCCCGGCGCGCGCATACCTCAGTTCAGCGACCTCTTCATGCTGCTGATGCAGATGGGCGTCGCACCCGACGTCAGGTTCATCCGTTACCCGGTCGTCAACCGCTACAGCGATCTCGACGAGGCGCTCGCCGACTGCCGCGCGCTCGCCGGCGATGCCTGGGATGAGCCCCGGGGACGAGCGATGCTCGAGGAGATGCTGACGCGAGACGGCGACGAGCTCGTGTGCGACAGCGGCATGGCGCTGTCGGGAGTTGCGCATTGGCAACCACGGAGCTCGTGA
- a CDS encoding thymidylate synthase, with product MAGDQTSEFNAAESALLARYFTNLDRPVFALRNLPEVVKGALFSRYSRTEKSLRRVLLDEFINAPESGFELLAGAPSGDDDMVAVRRAEEFYERVLVGYGDDSVAELAGAHVAVERTSTLAAKALEDSRIGISPLEKSTRYVRFDRPGPDGRHLYFRGPELAHPDYEPAADALFDTYSRLIDPVTRAIRDRFPLEEGETERAWKSATRAKALDLLRGLLPAGTLTNLGLFGNGRAFEYLITKMAAHELPECQHLAAELHRELARVIPSFVKRALDDRHGRPAAERLSRVRSAVEAMARDSPSASGGAVREPSVKLLEHDPEAERKVVAAALFPHSDRSLREQAADPAALLETLLGDRANRRQRAPRALEHAQYTFEIVANFAAYRDLHRHRMLTQDRQPLGTALGYDLPPGLDELGMAEPFVSAVERAADVHRRLERELGPALAQYIVPLAFRVRWYFRANLREVYHLCELRTTPQGHPDYRWVAQEMFRRVAEVHPRLARYARFVDLGPGDELERRQAERRLDEKLGALDRRVR from the coding sequence GTGGCCGGTGACCAGACGTCAGAGTTCAACGCGGCCGAGTCCGCGCTGCTGGCCCGCTACTTCACCAACCTCGATCGACCGGTGTTCGCGCTCCGCAACCTGCCGGAGGTCGTCAAGGGAGCGCTGTTCTCGCGCTATTCGCGGACCGAGAAGAGCCTGCGCCGGGTGCTCCTCGACGAGTTCATCAACGCGCCAGAGTCGGGTTTCGAGCTGCTTGCCGGGGCGCCGTCCGGTGACGACGACATGGTCGCCGTGCGCCGGGCGGAGGAGTTCTACGAGCGCGTCCTCGTCGGGTATGGCGACGACTCGGTGGCGGAGCTGGCCGGCGCGCACGTCGCGGTCGAGCGGACGTCGACGCTGGCGGCCAAGGCGCTGGAGGACAGCCGGATCGGCATCTCGCCGCTGGAGAAATCGACGCGATACGTGCGCTTCGACCGGCCGGGCCCCGACGGCCGTCACCTCTACTTCCGCGGTCCCGAGCTGGCGCATCCGGATTACGAGCCGGCCGCCGACGCGCTTTTCGATACATACAGCCGGCTGATCGACCCAGTCACGCGGGCGATCCGCGACCGTTTCCCGCTGGAGGAAGGTGAGACCGAGCGCGCCTGGAAGTCGGCGACCAGGGCCAAAGCGCTCGACCTCCTGCGCGGGCTGCTCCCGGCGGGGACGCTGACCAACCTCGGCCTGTTCGGGAACGGTCGGGCGTTCGAGTACCTGATCACGAAGATGGCCGCACACGAGCTGCCGGAGTGCCAACACCTTGCCGCCGAGCTGCATCGCGAGCTGGCCCGGGTCATCCCGTCGTTCGTCAAGCGAGCCCTGGACGACCGCCACGGCCGCCCGGCGGCGGAGCGCCTGTCGAGGGTCCGGTCGGCGGTGGAGGCAATGGCCAGGGATTCGCCCTCCGCATCTGGGGGGGCGGTCCGGGAACCCAGCGTGAAGCTGCTGGAGCACGACCCCGAGGCCGAGCGGAAGGTCGTCGCGGCGGCGCTGTTCCCGCATTCCGACCGGAGCTTGCGGGAGCAGGCCGCCGACCCCGCCGCCCTGCTCGAAACCTTGCTGGGCGACCGCGCCAACCGGCGCCAGCGCGCCCCGCGAGCGCTCGAGCACGCCCAGTACACGTTCGAGATCGTCGCCAACTTCGCCGCCTACCGTGACCTCCACCGGCACCGGATGCTCACCCAGGACCGGCAGCCGCTGGGCACCGCCCTCGGCTACGACCTGCCGCCGGGCCTGGACGAGCTGGGAATGGCTGAGCCTTTCGTCTCCGCGGTCGAGCGCGCGGCGGACGTCCACCGGCGCTTGGAGCGCGAGCTCGGGCCCGCGCTCGCCCAGTACATCGTGCCGCTCGCGTTCCGCGTGCGCTGGTACTTCCGCGCCAACCTGCGGGAGGTGTACCACCTGTGTGAGCTCCGGACGACCCCCCAGGGCCATCCCGACTACCGCTGGGTCGCCCAGGAGATGTTCCGCCGCGTCGCCGAGGTCCACCCGCGGCTGGCCCGATACGCCCGGTTCGTCGACCTGGGCCCCGGAGACGAGCTCGAGCGACGGCAGGCGGAGCGCCGGCTGGACGAGAAGCTCGGCGCGCTCGACCGTCGCGTGCGATAG
- a CDS encoding NAD(P)/FAD-dependent oxidoreductase: protein MTRRYVVIGNGIAGQTCAEELRKADAEASIVIIAAERHPLYNRVALPRYLRGQVRREKVMMRSVEDYAKQNLEVHFETWATEIDVRGKVVRTNRGQEFAYDAILIATGGRPKPPPWPGSDEVSACVGFQTLDDTDAIIEKADAADRVLVMGGSFIGYELAEGVSFRQKAQLTWIMRGPWFLRYVLDEEGGRLCRQLGEAQGVEFITSDEVQKFGRTNGRFTAETVNGRRVEFDLLAYGVGLDYYTEPVRDAGVELNKGIVTDSKLRTSAPDAYAAGDIAVFYDLMVERHNQMGTWDNAEAHGKVAARNMAGGDEDFFDVPTYTTTMFGSTLAVMGVTPDVQPGLESVRTYSFEEKFYRKLFFKDDHLVGAIMIGPPKGRKKLIEIMRSRRRIERPKHELLDPSNLKD, encoded by the coding sequence GTGACGCGGCGTTACGTCGTCATCGGTAACGGCATCGCCGGGCAGACGTGCGCGGAGGAGCTGCGCAAGGCAGACGCCGAAGCGTCGATCGTGATCATCGCGGCCGAGCGCCACCCGCTCTACAACCGCGTCGCGCTGCCGCGCTACCTGCGCGGCCAGGTGCGCCGGGAGAAGGTGATGATGCGGTCGGTCGAGGACTACGCGAAGCAGAATCTCGAGGTTCACTTCGAGACGTGGGCGACCGAGATCGACGTGCGGGGCAAGGTGGTGCGCACGAATCGCGGCCAGGAATTCGCCTACGACGCGATCCTCATCGCCACGGGCGGCCGCCCGAAACCGCCGCCGTGGCCGGGCTCGGACGAGGTTTCCGCGTGCGTCGGATTCCAGACGCTCGACGACACCGACGCGATCATCGAGAAGGCGGACGCCGCGGACAGAGTCCTGGTCATGGGCGGGAGCTTCATCGGATACGAGCTCGCCGAAGGCGTGAGCTTTCGCCAGAAGGCGCAGCTGACGTGGATCATGCGGGGGCCCTGGTTCCTCCGCTACGTGCTCGATGAGGAGGGGGGCCGGCTGTGCCGCCAGCTGGGTGAGGCACAAGGCGTCGAGTTCATCACGTCCGATGAGGTGCAGAAGTTCGGGCGGACCAACGGACGCTTCACCGCCGAGACCGTCAACGGCCGCAGGGTGGAGTTCGATCTCCTGGCATATGGCGTCGGCCTCGACTATTACACCGAGCCGGTGCGCGATGCGGGTGTGGAGCTGAACAAGGGCATCGTCACCGACTCCAAGTTGCGCACCTCGGCACCCGACGCCTACGCGGCGGGCGACATCGCCGTTTTCTACGACCTCATGGTCGAGCGGCACAACCAGATGGGGACGTGGGACAACGCCGAGGCCCACGGCAAGGTCGCGGCTCGCAACATGGCCGGCGGCGACGAAGACTTCTTCGACGTGCCCACCTACACGACCACCATGTTCGGGTCGACGCTGGCCGTGATGGGAGTCACTCCCGACGTGCAGCCCGGCCTGGAGTCAGTGCGCACGTACAGCTTCGAGGAGAAGTTCTATCGCAAGCTCTTCTTCAAGGACGACCATCTGGTCGGCGCGATCATGATCGGCCCGCCGAAGGGGCGCAAGAAGCTCATCGAGATCATGCGGTCGCGCCGGCGCATCGAACGCCCCAAGCACGAGCTGCTCGACCCCAGCAACCTGAAGGACTAG